The proteins below come from a single Mus musculus strain C57BL/6J chromosome 5, GRCm38.p6 C57BL/6J genomic window:
- the Gm21663 gene encoding predicted gene, 21663 encodes MALFARLCRLFQRVNVDGRETREGRKDADPPSERNEGRRRWTWRMCMAHRQTTSPVPVKSKKQFEKEEKELIKKIQLTTEETNELRDRLIYVTEGSMNKRPYHRQTRHYKELKLKEKEIMTFLHDLEMKNMEARENNQELKKEKNFYRNLHTRILLGENLIKKKLAILQQESKEIHADWAIIQQRLVELNLSGKDEQEKTSNLEAQENQVSEAARELGLATAEEDSILQNELPCQEAPAEHHPQHPSSSSDESSSDESSYSTCPEWE; translated from the exons ATGGCCTTGTTTGCCCGACTCTGCAGACTTTTTCAGAGAGTCAATGTGGAtgggagagagaccagagaggggaggaaggatgctGACCCTCCATCTGAGAGGAATGAAGGACGAAGGAGGTGGACTTGGCGAATGTGCA TGGCTCACAGACAGACAACATCCCCGGTACCTGTCAAAAGCAAAAAGCAgtttgagaaggaagagaaggagctgaTCAAAAAGATCCAGCTCACTACCGAGGAGACAAATGAGCTGAGAGATCGCCTGATCTACGTGACCGAGGGATCCATGAACAAGAG GCCCTACCACAGGCAAACTCGACATTATAAAGAACTGAAATTAAAGGAGAAGGAGATCATGACATTTCTACACGACTTAGAGATGAAGAACATGGAGGCCCGAGAGAACAATCAGGAGCTCAAGAAGGAGAAAAATTTCTATCG TAACCTGCACACCCGGATCCTGCTGGGGGAGAATCTTATAAAGAAGAAGTTGGCGATATTGCAGCAGGAGAGCAAGGAAATACATGCTGATTGGGCCATCATTCAACAACGTTTGGTGGAGTTGAACCTGAGTGGTAAAGACGAACAGGAGAAGACCAGCAACCTGGAAGCTCAAGAAAATCAG gtctcagaagctgcaagagagctgggattggccacagctgaagaagacagcatcttgcaGAATGAGTTGCCATGCCAGGAGGCTCCTGCTGAGcaccatccccagcacccatcatCTTCCTCGGATGAATCTTCCTCAGATGAATCTTCTTATAGCACATGTCCTGAGTGGGAATAG